The following proteins are co-located in the Microbacterium sp. SORGH_AS_0888 genome:
- a CDS encoding Rho termination factor N-terminal domain-containing protein has product MPRESSLKDPELYDTLREQGASAEKAARISNAAARDGRSAVAHRGGEAGDYEDWTVDRLRVRAKELGVSGYSRLRKAELISRLRSH; this is encoded by the coding sequence ATGCCCCGCGAGAGCAGCCTGAAGGATCCCGAGCTGTACGACACGCTCCGAGAGCAGGGCGCCTCGGCCGAGAAGGCCGCCCGCATCTCCAACGCGGCCGCTCGGGACGGGCGCTCGGCGGTCGCCCACCGCGGCGGAGAGGCCGGCGACTACGAGGACTGGACCGTCGATCGCCTGCGCGTGCGGGCCAAGGAGCTCGGCGTGAGCGGATACTCGCGGCTGCGCAAGGCCGAGCTGATCTCGCGCCTGCGGTCCCACTGA
- a CDS encoding DNA topoisomerase IB, which produces MPRLRRVSPGEDAGISRLRSGEGFRYRRTDGGAVGAGDIDRIRALVIPPAWEDVWICADPRGHIQAVGTDAAGRRQYLYHPDWSAPRDRGKFARALALAEALPRARARVTTTLRRDDDSRERALAVAFRLLDAGAIRIGSRRYLARGGSRGLTTLQRRDATIEGSVVRLRFPAKSGVRADISIDDAELARVLAPMVAGRQSSPLLSFPQGRGRMSLTAADVNAYVRALTGGAFTAKDFRTLRGTIAAAQSLAVSGTRRGRSERKKAEREAVRACAAVLSNTPAVARASYIDPRLWRAYARGRLLDRSVSPESALRALLAG; this is translated from the coding sequence GTGCCGCGTCTTCGTCGCGTCTCCCCGGGGGAGGACGCGGGCATCTCCCGTCTCCGCTCCGGGGAGGGGTTCCGCTACCGCAGGACGGACGGGGGCGCCGTGGGCGCCGGCGACATCGACCGCATCCGTGCCCTCGTCATCCCGCCCGCGTGGGAGGACGTGTGGATCTGCGCCGATCCGCGCGGGCACATCCAGGCGGTGGGAACGGATGCCGCCGGTCGCCGCCAGTACCTCTACCACCCGGACTGGAGCGCCCCGCGCGACAGGGGCAAGTTCGCCCGCGCACTGGCTCTCGCCGAGGCGCTCCCTCGCGCCCGCGCCCGGGTGACGACGACCCTCCGCCGAGACGACGACTCGCGCGAGCGGGCGCTGGCCGTCGCCTTCCGTCTGCTGGACGCGGGCGCCATCCGGATCGGCTCCCGGCGCTACCTCGCGCGGGGCGGCAGTCGCGGGCTCACGACGCTGCAGCGCCGGGACGCGACGATCGAGGGGAGCGTCGTGCGGCTGCGGTTCCCCGCCAAGAGCGGCGTGCGCGCGGACATCTCGATCGACGACGCCGAGCTCGCGCGGGTGCTCGCCCCGATGGTCGCAGGTCGCCAGAGCTCACCGCTGCTCAGCTTTCCGCAGGGGCGGGGACGGATGTCGCTGACCGCCGCGGACGTCAACGCCTACGTCCGCGCGCTGACGGGAGGGGCGTTCACGGCCAAGGACTTCCGCACGCTGCGAGGGACGATCGCCGCGGCGCAGTCCCTCGCCGTCTCGGGCACACGCCGGGGCAGGTCGGAGCGCAAGAAGGCCGAGCGCGAGGCCGTGCGCGCGTGCGCGGCCGTGTTGAGCAACACCCCCGCCGTGGCCCGGGCCAGCTACATCGACCCGAGGCTGTGGCGGGCGTACGCGCGGGGACGTCTGCTGGACCGGAGCGTGTCGCCCGAGTCGGCGCTGCGCGCGCTGCTGGCCGGCTGA
- a CDS encoding CrcB family protein has translation MPSGPVFSWSHLALTALGGAVGVAGRAALLAIDVPAWQAIAVPVINVAGAFLLGVVTGALLRRGESPASRAARHFFGTGVIGGFTTYSTFAVQAVHGAAVWLTVATAVAGVLAAWLGLLLARGRLRPAAPRRGREP, from the coding sequence GTGCCGTCCGGTCCCGTCTTCTCGTGGTCGCATCTGGCGCTGACCGCCCTCGGCGGAGCGGTGGGCGTCGCGGGGCGCGCCGCCCTGCTCGCGATCGACGTGCCGGCCTGGCAGGCGATCGCGGTGCCGGTCATCAACGTCGCCGGTGCGTTCCTGCTCGGGGTCGTGACCGGGGCTCTCCTCCGGCGGGGCGAGAGCCCCGCGTCACGCGCGGCGCGGCACTTCTTCGGGACCGGCGTCATCGGCGGGTTCACGACCTACAGCACCTTCGCGGTGCAGGCGGTCCACGGCGCCGCCGTGTGGCTGACCGTCGCCACGGCCGTTGCGGGAGTCCTCGCCGCGTGGCTCGGGCTGCTCCTTGCACGCGGGCGCCTCCGTCCCGCGGCGCCGAGGCGGGGGCGGGAGCCGTGA
- a CDS encoding CrcB family protein: MSLGLFLLVTVCGGGGAALRYLVDLGVTRVVGARFLWGTLVINVSGSFALGLLVGATTDATVLGAVGTGLLGGYTTFSSVASGTVLLAMERRTAAALANTVGTLVLTVAAAAGGLALGAMRY, encoded by the coding sequence GTGAGCCTCGGTCTCTTCCTTCTCGTCACGGTCTGCGGCGGCGGTGGCGCGGCGCTGCGCTATCTCGTCGACCTCGGCGTCACCCGGGTGGTCGGCGCGCGCTTTCTCTGGGGGACGCTCGTCATCAATGTGAGCGGCTCGTTCGCGCTCGGCCTGCTCGTCGGTGCGACGACGGATGCGACGGTGCTCGGCGCGGTGGGCACCGGGCTGCTGGGCGGCTACACGACCTTCAGCTCGGTCGCGAGCGGCACCGTGCTCCTCGCGATGGAGCGTCGCACCGCCGCGGCGCTCGCGAACACGGTCGGCACCCTGGTGCTCACCGTGGCGGCCGCGGCGGGCGGTCTGGCGCTGGGCGCCATGCGATACTGA
- a CDS encoding efflux RND transporter permease subunit — MSRLAVLSLRNRALIALITIVAAVFGGLALTSLKQELIPSIEYPQLSVLSTYTGASPEVVANDVSTPIESAIQGIAGLESTTATSTTNASIVRASFTYGTDLATAEQKISTAINRIKSQLPTGVDPTVVAVSTDDLPVIQLAVTGYSDEQAIQAKLEASVIPDITDISGVNAAQIVGGLGQRVTITPDPAKLAARGFTQQAISDAMTQNGVLFPGGAITQGDETLTVQTGTKLSSVDEIAALPLVPTSPAQATGGTVTIGDVATVALGTDPVTSISRVNGEPALTIAVTKLPSANTVEVSTAVRDALPKLSDDLGGDASFTVVFDQAPYIQQSIDSLAQEGLLGLAFAVIVILLFLLSVRSTLVTAISIPTSVLITFIGIQAFGYSLNILTLGALTIAIGRVVDDSIVVIENIKRHYVAGADKLAAVLLGVREVAGAITASTITTVAVFLPIAFVGDLTGELFRPFAMTVTIAMLASLFVALTIVPVLAYWFLKPGKPVTNAAGEQIDPEDPGAPPSRLQKAYLPILGWTLRHSWITVLAAVVVLVGTVALAPLMKTNFLGDSGQNTLTITQKLGPAASLDAEDAAAKQVESALTGVEGIETVQVSIGSSGSAIRDAFSGGGGGITYSVTTDAGADQVALRDRVQSTLAPLTDVGTITIAGSSGGFGSSDIAVDITAPDQQTLQTATDAVTGAVQGKEGIGQVTSNLSASLPYIAVTVDRDKAAARGLSEVAVGGIVSRTMRPQSAGTVEIDGTSLTVYLAASQTPATIDDLRALQIPTAAGAVRLDELATVAQAEGPTSITTQRGQRTSTVTVTPAGDDLATATASVSAALKDTSLPSGASASLGGVATQQTDAFSQLGLAMLAAILIVYIVMVATFRSLRQPLLLLVSVPFAATGAILLQIATGVPLGVASLIGVLMLIGIVVTNAIVLVDLVNQYRDKGLTAHDAVMAGGSRRLRPILMTALATIFALTPMALGITGHGGFISQPLAIVVIGGLVSSTVLTLLVLPTLYNLVEGARERRAARRAGDEVPDADGREEHPSSRRELREREGH; from the coding sequence GTGTCCCGTCTGGCCGTCCTCAGCCTCCGCAACCGTGCTCTCATCGCGCTCATCACCATCGTCGCCGCCGTCTTCGGCGGGCTCGCGCTGACGAGCCTGAAGCAGGAGCTCATCCCCTCGATCGAGTACCCGCAGCTCTCGGTGCTCTCCACCTACACGGGCGCGTCCCCCGAGGTCGTGGCCAACGATGTGTCCACGCCGATCGAGTCGGCGATCCAGGGCATCGCGGGTCTCGAGTCGACGACCGCGACCAGCACGACGAACGCCTCCATCGTGCGCGCCTCCTTCACCTACGGCACCGACCTCGCCACCGCCGAGCAGAAGATCAGCACCGCGATCAACCGCATCAAGAGCCAGCTGCCGACGGGGGTCGACCCCACGGTCGTCGCCGTGTCCACCGACGACCTGCCCGTCATCCAGCTCGCCGTCACGGGCTACAGCGACGAGCAGGCGATCCAGGCGAAGCTCGAGGCGTCCGTCATCCCCGACATCACGGACATCAGCGGCGTCAACGCCGCCCAGATCGTGGGCGGCCTGGGGCAGCGGGTCACGATCACCCCCGACCCCGCCAAACTCGCCGCGCGCGGGTTCACGCAGCAGGCCATCAGCGACGCCATGACGCAGAACGGCGTGCTGTTCCCGGGCGGTGCCATCACGCAGGGCGACGAGACGCTCACGGTGCAGACCGGGACCAAGCTGTCCTCGGTCGATGAGATCGCCGCCCTCCCGCTGGTGCCGACGTCGCCGGCGCAGGCGACGGGCGGCACCGTGACGATCGGCGACGTGGCCACGGTCGCGCTCGGGACCGACCCGGTGACCTCGATCTCCCGCGTGAACGGTGAGCCGGCCCTGACGATCGCGGTGACGAAGCTCCCCTCCGCCAACACCGTCGAGGTGTCCACGGCCGTGCGCGACGCCCTGCCGAAGCTGTCGGACGACCTCGGCGGCGACGCGAGCTTCACGGTCGTGTTCGACCAGGCGCCCTACATCCAGCAGTCCATCGACTCGCTCGCGCAGGAAGGGCTGCTCGGGCTGGCGTTCGCGGTCATCGTCATCCTGCTGTTCCTCCTCTCGGTGCGCTCGACGCTCGTCACCGCGATCTCGATCCCGACGAGCGTGCTCATCACCTTCATCGGCATCCAGGCGTTCGGGTACTCCCTCAACATCCTGACCCTCGGCGCCCTCACGATCGCCATCGGCCGCGTCGTCGACGACTCGATCGTGGTGATCGAGAACATCAAGCGGCACTACGTCGCCGGGGCGGACAAGCTCGCCGCGGTCCTGCTCGGCGTGCGCGAGGTCGCCGGCGCGATCACGGCGTCGACGATCACGACCGTCGCGGTGTTCCTGCCGATCGCGTTCGTGGGCGACTTGACGGGTGAGCTGTTCCGCCCCTTCGCGATGACCGTGACGATCGCGATGCTCGCCTCGCTGTTCGTCGCCCTCACGATCGTCCCCGTCCTGGCCTACTGGTTCCTCAAGCCCGGCAAGCCCGTGACGAACGCGGCCGGCGAGCAGATCGATCCGGAGGATCCGGGTGCCCCGCCCTCGCGCCTGCAGAAGGCGTACCTGCCGATCCTCGGCTGGACCCTCCGCCACTCCTGGATCACGGTTCTCGCGGCCGTCGTCGTGCTCGTCGGAACCGTCGCCCTCGCGCCCCTCATGAAGACGAACTTCCTCGGGGACTCGGGCCAGAACACGCTGACGATCACCCAGAAGCTGGGACCGGCGGCGAGCCTGGACGCCGAGGACGCCGCCGCGAAGCAGGTCGAGTCGGCGCTGACCGGAGTCGAGGGCATCGAGACGGTGCAGGTCTCGATCGGATCCAGCGGCTCGGCCATCCGCGACGCGTTCTCGGGCGGCGGCGGCGGGATCACCTACTCCGTCACGACGGATGCCGGCGCCGACCAGGTCGCGCTGCGTGACCGTGTGCAGAGCACGCTCGCGCCGCTCACGGATGTCGGGACCATCACGATCGCCGGCTCCAGCGGCGGATTCGGCTCCTCCGACATCGCCGTCGACATCACGGCCCCCGACCAGCAGACGCTGCAGACGGCGACCGACGCGGTGACGGGGGCGGTCCAGGGCAAGGAGGGCATCGGCCAGGTCACGAGCAACCTCTCCGCCTCGCTGCCCTACATCGCCGTCACCGTCGATCGGGACAAGGCGGCCGCACGCGGCCTCTCGGAGGTCGCGGTCGGCGGGATCGTGTCGCGCACCATGCGGCCGCAGTCTGCCGGCACGGTGGAGATCGACGGGACCTCGCTCACGGTGTACCTGGCGGCGTCGCAGACGCCGGCGACGATCGACGACCTCCGGGCGCTCCAGATCCCGACGGCCGCGGGGGCCGTCCGGCTCGACGAGCTCGCGACCGTCGCCCAGGCGGAGGGCCCCACCTCGATCACGACCCAGCGCGGGCAGCGCACCTCCACCGTCACCGTCACGCCCGCCGGCGACGACCTGGCGACGGCGACCGCATCTGTCTCGGCTGCGCTCAAGGACACCTCGCTCCCATCGGGGGCGAGCGCCTCGCTCGGCGGGGTGGCGACGCAGCAGACGGACGCCTTCTCCCAGCTGGGGCTGGCGATGCTGGCTGCGATCCTCATCGTCTACATCGTCATGGTGGCGACCTTCCGCTCGCTGCGGCAGCCGCTGCTGCTGCTCGTGTCGGTGCCGTTCGCGGCCACCGGCGCGATCCTCCTGCAGATCGCGACGGGCGTTCCCCTCGGCGTCGCCTCGCTCATCGGCGTGCTCATGCTCATCGGCATCGTCGTGACGAACGCGATCGTGCTCGTCGATCTGGTCAACCAGTACCGCGACAAGGGTCTCACCGCGCACGACGCCGTCATGGCGGGCGGCTCGCGACGGCTGCGCCCGATCCTCATGACGGCACTCGCGACGATCTTCGCGCTGACCCCGATGGCGCTCGGCATCACCGGGCACGGCGGCTTCATCTCGCAGCCGCTGGCGATCGTCGTGATCGGCGGGCTGGTGTCCTCTACCGTCTTGACGCTGCTGGTGCTGCCGACGCTGTACAACCTCGTCGAGGGTGCACGTGAGCGGCGGGCCGCCCGTCGTGCCGGCGACGAGGTGCCGGACGCCGACGGTCGCGAGGAGCATCCGTCGAGCAGGCGCGAGCTGCGCGAGCGCGAGGGGCACTGA
- a CDS encoding aldose 1-epimerase family protein, with product MSSDPTGHRHVLRTSRASAEITEVGAALRALTVDGVDLVPRYPDDIPTPAASGVVLVPWPNRIRDGRWSQRGTDYQLAITEPKLGNASHGLLRFAPYRVIASQPDAVTLGAHVFPQTGYPFHLDTRVTYALTDDGLDVLHTITNLGGADAPVALGAHPYLCVGDVDTAELTLELDAAAWFPLDERNLPLEEAAVDAAHDLRAPRRVGDLHLDAAYTQLRRGTDGRVRGILRTPDGRTLELWAGTDVEYLQVFTTDRYPGNPLAIAVEPMTAPADAFNSGRDLRWLAPGETWEIDWGIAYRG from the coding sequence GTGAGCAGCGATCCCACCGGCCACCGTCACGTCCTCCGCACGTCCCGTGCGTCCGCAGAGATCACCGAGGTCGGCGCCGCGCTCCGCGCCCTGACCGTCGACGGTGTCGACCTCGTCCCGCGGTATCCGGACGACATCCCCACCCCCGCGGCGTCGGGGGTCGTGCTCGTCCCCTGGCCCAACCGCATCCGTGACGGCCGGTGGAGCCAGCGCGGCACCGACTACCAGCTCGCGATCACCGAGCCGAAGCTGGGCAACGCCTCGCACGGCCTGCTGCGCTTCGCGCCCTATCGGGTGATCGCCTCGCAGCCGGATGCGGTGACCCTCGGCGCGCACGTGTTCCCGCAGACGGGCTACCCCTTCCACCTCGACACCCGGGTGACCTACGCGCTCACCGACGACGGCCTCGACGTCCTGCACACGATCACCAACCTCGGCGGGGCGGACGCCCCGGTCGCGCTCGGCGCGCACCCCTACCTCTGCGTCGGCGACGTCGACACGGCCGAGCTCACGCTGGAGCTCGACGCGGCGGCGTGGTTCCCGCTGGACGAGCGCAACCTCCCGCTCGAGGAGGCCGCCGTCGACGCCGCGCACGACCTGCGCGCACCGCGCCGTGTCGGCGATCTCCACCTCGACGCCGCCTACACGCAGCTGCGACGCGGCACCGACGGACGCGTGCGCGGCATCCTGCGCACGCCGGACGGACGCACGCTCGAGTTGTGGGCCGGGACGGATGTCGAGTATCTGCAGGTCTTCACGACGGATCGCTATCCCGGGAACCCGCTCGCGATCGCGGTCGAGCCGATGACCGCGCCCGCCGATGCGTTCAACTCCGGGCGCGATCTGCGCTGGCTCGCTCCGGGTGAGACGTGGGAGATCGACTGGGGCATCGCCTACCGGGGCTGA
- a CDS encoding DEAD/DEAH box helicase yields the protein MPKNKKPAGGRPAKNFEPRYGSKTSYQDRKRRPGEASAGTAGSKSPNHRGYRAADAERAGAPKQRWTSQERAGREEARSIRSQARGDERPRRAFDERPARARDDRPARSFDREERPRRSFEDRPARSSGREDRPARSFDDRPRRSFDERPARSHDRGERGTRPPQDRPARSFDRAERPSRSFGDRPSRPSPRDERPRRDDRRNDRPNRSDWNAAPQRTAAAEQHVDVVHERLQAEAVDANAVTEASFAELGLGDNIVRALAELGAASPFPIQTATIAPIIEGRDVLARGRTGSGKTIAFGAPLVERVLRSKAGVKREFGRAPVALILAPTRELALQIDRTVQPIARSVGLFTTQIYGGVPQARQVGALKKGVDIIIGTPGRIEDLQNQGKLDLSQVGVVVLDEADHMSELGFLEPMQRILRLVADGAQKLLFSATLDREVAALVDEFLVDPAVYEVAGEDQDSGTIDHRVLVIDHRDKAEILTSLVDREGKTLVFARTRAYAEMLAEQFDDAGIPAVALHGDLNQAKRTRNLQRLTDGRVSVLVATDVAARGIHVDDIDLVVQADAPDEYKTYLHRSGRTGRAGRSGTVVSLIARQRRRRMTELLQRAEIEAPFDEVRPGDDLLEEIAGRQVDPVS from the coding sequence ATGCCCAAGAACAAGAAGCCCGCCGGCGGTCGCCCGGCCAAGAACTTCGAGCCGCGCTACGGCTCGAAGACGAGCTACCAGGATCGCAAGCGCCGTCCCGGCGAGGCCTCGGCCGGAACGGCCGGCTCGAAGAGCCCGAACCACCGCGGCTACCGCGCCGCCGACGCCGAGCGTGCCGGCGCGCCCAAGCAGCGGTGGACGTCCCAGGAGCGTGCGGGTCGCGAGGAGGCGCGCAGCATCCGCTCGCAGGCGCGCGGCGACGAGCGTCCGCGTCGCGCGTTCGACGAGCGTCCGGCGCGTGCGCGTGATGACCGTCCTGCCCGGTCGTTCGATCGTGAGGAGCGTCCGCGTCGGTCGTTCGAGGACCGTCCCGCACGCTCGTCCGGCCGGGAGGACCGTCCTGCCCGGTCGTTCGACGATCGTCCGCGTCGATCCTTCGATGAGCGTCCCGCACGCTCGCACGACCGCGGCGAGCGGGGGACGCGTCCGCCGCAGGACCGTCCCGCGCGGTCGTTCGATCGCGCGGAGCGCCCGAGCCGGTCGTTCGGCGACCGCCCGTCCCGTCCTTCCCCGCGCGATGAGCGTCCGCGGCGCGACGACCGCAGGAACGATCGCCCGAACCGCTCCGACTGGAACGCGGCGCCGCAGCGCACCGCGGCGGCCGAGCAGCACGTCGACGTCGTCCACGAGCGGCTGCAGGCCGAAGCGGTCGATGCGAACGCCGTGACCGAGGCGTCCTTCGCCGAGCTCGGGCTCGGCGACAACATCGTGCGCGCCCTCGCCGAGCTGGGCGCGGCGAGCCCGTTCCCGATCCAGACCGCGACGATCGCCCCGATCATCGAGGGGCGCGACGTCCTGGCCCGCGGGCGCACCGGCTCGGGCAAGACGATCGCCTTCGGCGCGCCCCTCGTCGAGCGGGTGCTGCGCTCGAAGGCCGGCGTGAAGCGCGAGTTCGGGCGTGCCCCGGTCGCGCTGATCCTCGCGCCGACGCGCGAGCTCGCGCTGCAGATCGACCGGACCGTCCAGCCCATCGCTCGGAGCGTGGGCCTGTTCACCACCCAGATCTACGGCGGTGTGCCGCAGGCACGCCAGGTCGGCGCGCTGAAGAAGGGCGTCGACATCATCATCGGCACGCCCGGACGCATCGAGGACCTGCAGAACCAGGGCAAGCTCGACCTCTCCCAGGTCGGCGTCGTCGTGCTCGACGAGGCCGACCACATGTCGGAGCTGGGCTTCCTCGAGCCCATGCAGCGGATCCTGCGTCTCGTCGCGGACGGCGCGCAGAAGCTGCTCTTCTCCGCGACGCTCGACCGTGAGGTCGCGGCGCTCGTCGACGAGTTCCTGGTCGACCCGGCCGTCTACGAGGTCGCGGGGGAGGATCAGGACTCCGGCACGATCGACCACCGTGTGCTCGTGATCGACCACCGCGACAAGGCGGAGATCCTCACCTCGCTCGTCGACCGCGAGGGCAAGACGCTCGTCTTCGCCCGCACCCGCGCCTACGCCGAGATGCTCGCCGAGCAGTTCGACGACGCGGGAATCCCCGCCGTCGCCCTGCACGGCGACCTCAACCAGGCCAAGCGCACCCGCAACCTCCAGCGACTCACCGACGGCCGGGTCAGCGTGCTGGTGGCCACCGATGTCGCGGCCCGCGGCATCCACGTCGACGACATCGACCTCGTGGTGCAGGCCGACGCGCCGGACGAGTACAAGACGTATCTGCACCGGTCCGGTCGGACCGGTCGAGCCGGACGTTCCGGCACGGTCGTCTCGCTCATCGCGCGACAGCGCCGCCGTCGCATGACCGAGCTGCTGCAGCGCGCCGAGATCGAGGCGCCATTCGACGAGGTCCGCCCCGGTGACGATCTGCTCGAGGAGATCGCCGGCCGGCAGGTCGACCCCGTCTCCTGA
- a CDS encoding Rv2578c family radical SAM protein, with product MRWQGQSLGSTDADALAGLEGFGGVVRSVTTPEFAGMTFHEVLCRSALNRVPGASAMPFDWTVNPYRGCSHACVYCFARGTHTYLELDSGRDFDSQVVVKVNVAEVLANELRRGSWGREHVALGTNTDPYQRAEGRYRLMPGVIDALASSGTPFSILTKGTLLRRDLPMLREASTSVAISLAMSIAVFDDALQGSVEPGTPTAQARLETVRAATEAGFRVTVFLMPVLPHLTDSVAALDDALRRIREAGAVRVVYGALHLRPGVKPWFFQWLSQSRPDLMSSYRALYPGAAVNAPKPYRQWLARRIRPLLRHHGLDGRAEEEPVRARPVRAHATALAAASVRTTGPRAEAQPRLF from the coding sequence ATGAGGTGGCAGGGTCAGTCGCTCGGGAGCACGGATGCCGATGCGCTCGCGGGGCTCGAGGGGTTCGGCGGCGTCGTGCGCTCGGTCACGACCCCGGAGTTCGCGGGCATGACCTTCCACGAGGTGCTGTGCCGATCGGCGCTCAACCGGGTCCCGGGCGCCTCCGCGATGCCGTTCGACTGGACGGTGAACCCCTATCGCGGGTGCAGCCACGCCTGTGTCTACTGCTTCGCGCGCGGCACGCACACCTACCTCGAGCTCGACTCCGGACGCGACTTCGACTCGCAGGTCGTGGTCAAGGTCAACGTCGCCGAGGTGCTGGCCAACGAGCTGCGGCGCGGATCGTGGGGGCGCGAGCACGTCGCGCTCGGCACCAACACAGATCCCTACCAGCGGGCGGAGGGGCGGTACCGGCTCATGCCCGGCGTCATCGATGCGCTCGCCTCCTCGGGCACGCCGTTCTCGATCCTCACCAAGGGCACGCTGCTCCGACGCGACCTCCCGATGCTGCGCGAGGCGTCGACGTCCGTCGCGATCTCCCTCGCGATGTCGATCGCGGTGTTCGACGACGCCCTGCAGGGCTCGGTCGAACCGGGCACCCCGACGGCGCAGGCCCGGTTGGAGACGGTCCGGGCGGCGACCGAGGCGGGGTTCCGCGTGACGGTGTTCCTCATGCCCGTGCTGCCGCATCTGACCGACTCCGTCGCCGCCCTCGACGACGCCCTGCGTCGCATCCGCGAGGCCGGCGCCGTCCGCGTCGTGTACGGCGCGCTGCATCTGCGCCCGGGCGTGAAGCCGTGGTTCTTCCAGTGGCTGTCGCAGAGCCGGCCGGACCTGATGTCGTCCTACCGGGCGCTGTACCCGGGCGCCGCGGTGAACGCACCCAAGCCCTACCGCCAGTGGCTGGCGCGCCGCATCCGCCCGCTCCTGCGGCACCACGGTCTCGACGGACGCGCCGAGGAGGAGCCCGTGCGCGCGCGGCCCGTGCGCGCACACGCCACGGCCCTCGCGGCCGCGTCCGTGCGCACGACCGGGCCTCGCGCCGAGGCGCAGCCGCGACTGTTCTGA